The following DNA comes from Anastrepha obliqua isolate idAnaObli1 chromosome 1, idAnaObli1_1.0, whole genome shotgun sequence.
ttgtggggttatctgaaatccaaggtatacatcaacaagccaaggactctaactcaacttaaaaacaatatccgacgcgaaatcgccgccataccggccgaaatattggccaaaacgatggaaaacgccgaaaaaaggacacatttggccatcaaggccagaggcaaacatttgaaggatatcattttcaaaaactagctggaacaaatctccttgaatcaaaataaatgatttttcatatcaacacaaaaaaaaatgtttttttcaatgttttttttcagaaacaaatgggcccgctttaaatggcctaccctgtattattttcaaaagtcaAAATGTTACACGATTTATGTTAATTGTTAGCATACGGCATAAAATTCATAATGCATAAAAACTTCTAATGGTATATTTGGGCTTTTCGTTCCAGATCAAAAACTTACAGCCTACAGTTTATGTCGAATGAAGAGCAACAACGCATTTCGATCAACGGTCCACAATTTGGCAATTGGTTTGCAGTTGCGTTTGTTAGTTGGACAGATCCTAACAATGATCGCATTGAACAGCAAGGTAAATGAACCAATACTATTTTATATCGATGTTGACAGACAGTGGCAGAGCCATGTTGTTTTTGAGGCGCATAAAAATTTCTTGTTTATTACTAAATCATGGGTGCTATGATACAACTTTATTATGAACGATTTTGTGGTTTTGCATTATCTGTCGCAatgatgtgaattggccacgTTTTAAGAAGTCACGACCGACGCTCAAAGTCGACGGGGTTATGTCATACCTCAAATTCAACCGAGTCTATAGAGCACCTATGCTACCTAAGTCATGTTGTTAATTGATCTTTTAAATAAGGACGAGTTTCGTGATTACCTCAAATCTATGAGCATAGGTACACCGAGAACATGAGCATACACCGAGCATAAGACGGTAaagattttgtaaaattaagcaGTTGAAAAGCGAATCCAATGAATCTACGTTGAATTATTGCGATTCTGTGGGGATTGCAAATGCAAATTCAAACTTTGACCTAACTAGGTAAGTTCTATGCAAGGCATCTGAAAAGTCAAGTTGAAATAGGGCTTAGATACAATAAAGCTAATACTGCTAACAAAGGAAAAGCCTGAATCAAAAAAGACCGTAAAGTCTAAGAATTCATTGACAGCTTTAATCTGAGTGCTTACAAGATATGAGCAGAAGCAATTGGATTTACTATTTTCGAAAATgtcttaagaaaaaaattattgctattAAGTGATCGAAATTATGTCTTAAAGAATCGTAGTAAGTAAGAGTTATCTGAATAATTATTGCGTAGTATATTCGCTAACGTACGTATAAATAACAAGTATTCCACTCGAAAGTCGtgtaataataatagaaattggAGCAACATCCAAAATGGCGATACAAGGAAACACTTCATACTCATTTGATGTCGTACCAGGCTTGAAACAAGGAGACACATTGTCCACCGTCATATTAAacctagttttaaattttgtaaggtTGTGGCAACCTGGAGGTCGGCTCATAGCAGCGCTACAGGCCCTCTAATCGGCGTGAATAATAGACTGCAAGGTGCTAATAGAAGTTATTTTACTCACCTGAAACTTCTCAAAAGTAAAATTACTACCGAGGTCGCGTAAGATACAAATATAGAGGACGCTATAAAACATTTGGATGTGAGGCATGAGTACTGACACCTAACATAAAGAACTACCTTCTCTGCTTTGAACGTAAAATCCTAAGAAGGATGTTTGGAACAGTGCGGGAAGCCGACGAATCTTACAGGATAAAATACAGTATCACGTTAAAAATTAGCGTTTCGCTAAAGCTAAACGGCTGAGATGGTTTGGACACCTACTCAGGATGGATGACCGCAGAATTACGAAAAGGCCCTTCAACTTCCTTATTATGGGAGGTAAAAAGCGTGGAAGACCGCCAGGACGATGTTGATGCAGATTTATGTCTTATAACGCTAGGACAAGCGACGCAATGAAGCGAGTCGTATGGAATGCATTTGTCAAGGAAGCACTGGTGCATTCCGAGCTGCAACTACTATGAcgattaatacttttttatattgctttttCCTGATTCTGTTAACAAGGTTgatctttttttcctttttaaatttcGGACAAATTTTCGTACCTAGtcttttgattaattttacataaaacgtaTCCCCTGGGTGATGAATTTTTATTGGTTggcggtttttgtttttaataagaaaagtcGTCATGCCTGTTCATTCtttagtttataatttaacctGGCTCAACAATTTTGTGCATAAATATGAACAGatgaacatttttgtttaattcatttctttattgctatctgtttttcaaatattaagcaatatttttacttaaagctaTTTAATTAATTGAAGAGACATTTATGGAATGCAccctaattttataataaataatagtatAGACTAATTTATTATGATATGAGGTCTGTTATAGACTCTCTCTTGAGTCTGGTAAAGCTTATGagatttgtaattatttctgtGGTAAGAGAGTTTGAGTGCGATTGGAGTCGAGAGTTGTGTGATCtagcatacttttttatttattcttcagcTATTGTAGGTATCTTTGAAGTATTTCGATGTTTGAGTTAGCTGCAGTGCCCTAAAGTTGGATGCtatatgtccatatcggtttcaaGATAGCTGAGTTAAGTGAGAGCTTACTTTCGAGAGAAACATGAGAATTTCGATACgagtatagtaaaaaaatatgagtTTTCCATGCTATCAAGATGCATGCCAAGATATTTTGTGGCGTAAGATTGGAGGCTGATTATATTATTGAGCTTCACTTAATTCAGGCGAAGGCCTTGTTTGACAAAGAATTATCGAATTTTGAGGTTggacttaataaatatgtaataatttattGGAATAGTGCCGTCATGCCAAACGCGGTCAAAGGCTTGAGATATATCGAGAAAAGCCACTGtgcaatactttttttgttcaaatgcttCGTGTATGCTGTTTATGAGTCTATGGACTTGTTCGATGGTACTGTGCTTTTTTCTGAAGACTAATTGGGGATTTGGGATTATATTTCGGGTCTCAATTATAGGCATCATTCTTCTGAGAAAAAGGGATTTCATTCGACTTGTTCAGCTGTTTTTTCTGGTTCAAGGATAATTTTTACTTGAGCTACAATActttattcgtacactcacagtttataaacagataCACCTGATACTAAGAACGATTTATACAAACTTCTAAATTCATTTCTGGAATTAGGGAACCGAAAAATAGGATTCGTACATAGTCATAtagagaatattttattaaaataataatataaaaatcgaATATTCAGGACTTTTTTGGACCGCTTTAGCTTGAGTAACTGCTACCAAACATCCGTACATACTTTTTACCAATACCTTGGTTTCATTAGCTTAAATTTGTTGAcgattttgtgttattttgtgctttctgattctTCTTTCGAAGAGTTCCCATACATGCTCAATTGGGATCAGATCCGGTGGTTGAGGTGGAGTTTTAAGCTGCTTACAGTGGTAAACAAGCCATTCTTGCAACAGATAAGATCAGATCtttgtcttgttgaaacaagAACCCTTTAGCATCCAGTCGAAGTTTAAATTATTCTTGTTCAAATGTTTATATACAgatgtttgtccattttatcatcaatataaataatttttcctaCTCCAGATATAACTATGCACCTCCTGCATTTCCTCCTCCATGCTTAGCGGTAGGAATACGCCTTTTTTCATTCagttctgtattttcttttcgctgatccgaaaacatcaaattttgaaatttgactGAATATgccgttttccaaaaataatctGGCTCATTTATATAGCGTTTGGCGAACTTCAATCTCTTCGTTCTCTTCTGAGGGCCAGCTTTATATAGACAATTACGGACTGTTTGtgggcttacttttttatgcaaagactTTTGAAGATTTCGGCATAATATTGTGCacgttatttttggattttgcgtgACTGATGCTACTTTGTTGCGTTCCTAACGTGGAGTTAATATTTTTCCCCTTCCGGTCTGATGGTGATTTTGCTTCGAATTTACCAGCATTGacgtaattagcaataacacttTGCACCGTAGAATGCGATTTGCCAATTGTTTTGCCGATCTCGCGCAGAGACTTGTTTTCCAAGTACAATTTAATAACTTCGTCCCATTTCGTCACTTCCAATCGAGATATTACgcgcaactgaaactgaatcggcgagaaaaactaaaaaaacctatcttatttcgttttcagcaatattaatatagtaaaaacgatttttactgttactttagcagaataaatgttttgcagcattttgctaCGTCTACCTGCTTTCCTTGAAAGCCCTCAGTGTGAGTTGAAATAACGGGAGTTTTGTTTGCGGCAATTCATCAGGAATGTAATATTCTTACAGTGacccaaaagaaatatattgtcacagcaaatattttgcgcaaagctaaagttttttacgtactacgcagggtgtaccaaaaaattgtgtgaccactgtatatgtacataaggaAAGTGAGTCCTTCTTCTGGGAGTTGTTTCAGTACTTCTCCTTTTATGGGGTCATGTCCAGCggccttttttttagtttttctattaaaGCAGTCATTTCGCGAAAACATTTTATGGCTGGCCATCTGTGGTACATGTTCTAGGGTATCTTTTACTTTTTGAGCAGTACTTGGAGAGGGTTCGATTTCGTGGGAGCAGAACACTAGGGTTAAGTGACGAGAAAATGTGTTTACCTTCTCGAGATCTGTTTTAGCCCATTTGCTAGTTTACATTTTAATCGATGATTGTGCTAGGGTTGGCCcttttaaatgttttgttgCTTTCCATAGAGTAGTCAGTGGCAGAAGTTGCATCAAGTTTCCTAAGATGGTATCGGAGCTGAGAGTTGTGTTCTTTTTTAAGGAGTTCTTGAGTTCTTGAGTAAGCGAgttaagtgtatttttgttctcAGGGTATCTGCAAGTTTTTCTTGcttgtctttttttttcaatttttcttttatctcaAAAGATGTGTATGGTGTTGCTTGGGAAGACATGGTGTTGAGTTCCATGCTGCATGCTGGACACAATTATTGAAATGCTCAACAGCATTTATAATATCTTCATTGCTCTTGAGTGCGTGTATGACGTTAATTGTTGAAGTAATAAGGGTTCGGAAATACATCCAGTCGGTTTTACTGTTTTGGAGACAACAGTGGGCAAGTGATTCAGCTGAATCTTTATTTACCTAATGTGACAAATACGAAAGAGTGATCGGAGGATAGTTCGTAACATGATCTGCAGGTTATTTCACTGGCTGGAACACCTTTCACTACACAAAAGTCGATGAGGTTTGGTGGAGAATACGTTGGAGAGCCTGAGGAAGCTGTGATGAAATTCAATTTCGTGATGGCTGCCAATAGTTTGCGCCCTTTTGCGGTACCGAGAATCAGGAATCCCCAATGAGTGTGCTTGGCGTTATAGTCTCCTCCAGCTAGAAACCTGTTTCCAAgcgttttaaagaatttttcataCTCCTCTGTTTTGATAGCATGCTTGAGTGACAGTAATCAAGCTGGTTGAGCTTTCTTACTGAGCGACAGGTGCGGTGTTTTCATCCTTTTTTCTCAGTGGCGgatatttgagtttttgaaGGTTCTTATATACCATGCAGCCTTTGTAATTCGCTGGATGATTTCCTTGGCATAAGGCGCATTTGACGTCATGTATTCTCGTTTTGCGCGAGCAATTTGCGGATAAGTGGACTCCAGCGCATTTAATGCAGAAAGGTTTTCTGCGGCAGTAGGTTTTAGTGTGGCCGTAGATACTACTGACAGTTAACGCATTGAGGGATTTCGCGTTTCGGACGTGGAAGTTCAAAACCAATTTTTGTGTTGAATAAATATTTCACGTTATAAGTATCTTTATTGTTAGGGATTGGTTTCAACTCAATAATGAGCATTgggaacggttttttttttttttttgtatttctgtgctTGATGTTGAAGATATGCTGTGTGTCCAACCTCGTTTAGTTTGTCTAAAATTCAGTGTTTTTCTGCTCTAGTAGGGGATACAATGCTCTTATAGGGGGTTTAGTGTTAAGTTCTTCTTCATGAACTTCCACAGGAGAAAATCTGTTTTCAGTGGATTCAGCGTTACCGAGCCAGCATTCGTCCAGTTTGGCTTGCTTTTGGGAGGATTTAAGTTACCTGGGCTATCGAGaagatttttgttgtaatatttgttgcaaatgtgtgtgtttttggggtgtttattggtttttgttgtagttggtTCTGCAACTGCTGCTGTTTTTGGCTTACACCGGAGAGTGCTCGATcgccattttattatattttgggtttttttgttcaagttaaattttgttttttttttttgtgagttgTAAAATATCTTTTGGCAACCGTAACCAAATAATTTTCAGCATAAAAGtattcaatatatttctttttttttaatttctgtgggTTCAGCTATGAGCTATTAACTATTTTAACATAGGGTAGTTTGCTCTTTTGcacacttcttcactttttgttgtttatttttcgcAGTATGTATTTTAATGATAATTCGCGAATCCGTTAGGAATAGGATTTTCCTTGTCTTGACTTAACTAAAGTTGCCGAATATCCCCCTATTTATTAGATGAACATAAAAAAGCAATTATTATTGTACCTAAAAATGGCCAAATATACACTCGCCCcacaatgaaattttttgttaaatattttatttgcaatctattttTAAGACaataaaatttactaatatAATTTACTTCACTCAGTAAAATAAGGGAATCAAAAAATGTCCCTACTGATAAGGCATGATTCAATTACTAtaggtttgctcagtaaacaGCTTTCCCGTTCTCTCTTCACAaccggctcccttagcaagaaactgtgttgctaactctagaaattGTTAGTAAAAGTGgagcaaaagtaaaatttgtagaacaaACGTAACCGTTAACATCATTTCTATTGGATTTTTTCATATTCGCTGACATTTAAATTTCTGAATTCGTGAATTTGAGtaagtgttttattaaaatcgaattatttcataaataaattataattttacattGATTAGGTTATTTTCGTGCTGATATGAGCCTTTTCCTGTCCCTGTTTGTAAGTGAAGCTGTTTTTAACCGTTTTCCTGCCAGAGTGCACGTAAGTTCAAATGGCCAATAGACTGTGCAACTATCTAAAGAGTGAACCTTTTCGTTTACAGGTTTCCAACTACAGCGCCACTCGTGTTTTAAAGCCCATATCCTAATtggtatgtgcatatataaattttgcgttaccttttttttgtcgggaatTAGTATGTTGTCTGTTTTCTTTAGCTTAAAAGTtatatagttttattttatatatttagtatttatatAATGATAAAATTAGCTTTAGCAAGTCAAtgataattcaaataattacaAGTTAATCAATAAAGCAAGCAGAAAACAATAACTgatgttattttaaattttattgtgcaTGCCAACAAATAAAACACTGTTTGCAGCTTATTTACATTTGAGTAAAAAAGTAGGTTTTTGCTAGTATTATCATCAAGAGGGACTTAATTTTTCCCCCTTTCATGTCAAAATTCTAATGccacaagtgagcaaacctttaataattgaatcaagCTGTTAAGGCTGCCTGGGCTTTGTTCTCAATAGCAACTTggcagtttaatttatttttcttcacctAATTTCcgtaaaataacacaaaataattctaatttataattttaattacagGATTGTCTGCCTCTTGTGACTCTTTGCTGTTGGCCGAAATGTCAGTTACTCGATTCCAGCCATATATTATTTATGATGGTCATGTACAAATTGATGTATTAAGATTGGCCGATGAATCGTATGACGATTTTGAAACGAAGGATAACCAAAGCAATTTAAAAGGAAGTCATGAATTCATCtacaaattttatgtttcacgAAATATTGAGGTGGCTACCGCTATTATTTCGATAAAGGAGCCTTGTCAGAAGTGTCCAAATATTACAATTCAAATTCAATCAAACGCATTTCCGAACTCACTAAATGAAAGCCATCATTCGGATAACAACAATTATGctcaaaatttcaatataatacAACCTAACCAAGTAGGTGACATGACGTTCGAGTTCTATGTGCAACCGGAAGCATGGCATTACTTACACGTCGCATTtgctaatgaaaaaaatttggcaaaaagtCCAGAAGTAGTGAAACACAAACAGTTATCAAAAGTAAACTCATCGCTTCTACAAAGTGAATCTATTAGTGAATATAGAAGCGTCAAACGGCACGCCAAAAATactcatataaaagaaaatcattttcaacaAGGGGAGAAGGAAGAAAACTGTACTTTTTGTCATCAAGTTAAATATagtttgcaaattatttttctaaagccAATAGAACTTCAACATAAGGAAATAGATTTAAACTATTCTGATCCTTTTCTTAAAACAAACACGGATGGCATAAAATTTAGTACAGCTGCTCCTGAGGACAATATTACCACAGAATACTCGAGTCCGCTTGTCCAGGAATGGCGACCCAACAGATTCCGAAATATAGATTTTTATCCACTCTTGCGTCAAACCTATCGAGAGTTCTTCATGTTCGACTACGATTTAATGCCTGATGAAAACGGCACGGTTCCAACCGTTCTCAATTTGACAGGTGGTATGCCTGCAGGGTTTGCTTTTGAAGTGGGTGACGTGTACGATATAGGCGGCACATTAACTTTTGCCCTGTTAATGAAACAAGAACTTAAGAGCGACTCgattgaattgaaaaatgtatggtcaaCTAATAACCAACTATCGGATTCCGAACGCGGCGTAGTTCTTGCCGAGAAATTCCTTTCAAAATCGGGAAAATCCAGTACCGAAGTAAATGAACATGAAGacaaggtaaaaaaagaaactgtGTCCCGAAGCAATCAAACAATAATAGTTTGTATGCATTTAGCAGAGCCTGGAGTTCCTTCTTGGCCAGATAAATGTCGCTACGGCCAACGACTTTTACCGGCctcaattataataaataatacggATTCAAATACTATGACAGGACTTCTCCACGTTCCATTTCCTGAAAGTGGTCAATGGTACATAACAATGGAATTATACTGTCATGGTGCTGAAACGGCAGAACGGATCACAATCATAGACAATGTAAAagattttgtaaaacaaaatatgaatacTTTGTATGGCATGAGTCGTTCGTGCAGTTGTTTTTTAGAAGCCAGTCACTATCTAGACTGCGTTAAAAATGACAACTGTTTGAATTCGATGAACGAGACAGAGgcgttgaaaataaaagaatgtCTCATGGACTCTAAATGCACACCCAACTATTTAGAAATGGCCCGCAAATtcgaaattcataataaatttgcaACAGAACAGCATATTGCTTTAGAAATCTGTAACGCCTCCGTCATATTTACTATTTCTTCGAGTCCCTGTGTTGCTGGCCGTTGCGGACGCTTTGGCCGTTGTTACCACTATATGTCAGGAGGGTTTGTTTTCTCTACTTGTATGTGCATGAAAGGCTACCGAGGTTGGGATTGCACTGAGGTTAGTCAAGTACCATCGAGTATTTCTATACTTGTTGCATCTCTCTTACTTACGCTTAGCAATCTACTATTTATTCCCAGCATTTACCTAGCAATGCGTCTTGACTACTACACAGAAGCGACAATATATTTCTTCGCCATGTTTTTCTCAATATTCTATCATGCTTGCGATTCTGGAGAGGAtgaatatagtttttgtttggtAAAAATTGGTGTTCTACAATTTTGCGATTTTTATTGTGGTCTCATGGCAATCTGGGTTACTCTAATCGCTATGTCACATATTCGTCAACAGTTGGTTTCAATACTACACATGTTTGGAGCCATAATTTTGGCCTTTGGCACTGAACTTAACAAGCAGAGCCTATGGGTATTCCTAGCTCCGGCGCTTACGGGAATCTGCCTCATATCAACTAGCTGGGGAATCCGTTGTTACAAATTGCGAAAATGGTATCCAGCACCCAAATATCTCATCATATACATGCCATTAGGAACGATTCTCGTTATGATAGGTCTGATATGCTACGCCTTCTTGCAAACGAAGCAAAACTATCACATCGTACACTCGATTTGGCATATAGTAATGGCTCTAAGCATTCTTTGCTTATTGCCTTCACGAAAATACTTCTTGCCAAAATGCTAGCATCCGTTTTGCAACTTCGAATTCGAGCTGTACTAATGCCTTAAAATGTTACGCGAAATAATTTCGCACTCTAAAATGAATATGattaacatattttaaatatatatgtacacatatgtagtTATATGGATAAATTAATCGGAGATGGAGACATACTAATTATGATGACACTTTTATactttatataagtataaaacTCACTACAGATAAGATTCAAATAACTTATACCAAAGACaagtatactcgtacatgtacCTATAATTTGTAATGCATACCTCTATTACCTCTATTCTTTATCCATTGGAATGTTAATTCTGGCTCATTATACTAGCTTGATATTGAAACTGACAACGTAATAAATAACAGTaacaaataatttgtaataTACTCAATATTATTTCAATCCCCCACAAACTCCAAACTTTAAGCTACATTTTTATGACGAGAGGCTTGCAAGCaagatatgcacatatgtatgtactttaaaattgacGCGTACATACTCTGTTTGAATAACCAAAACGGTTTCATGTTTGCTGATGAAAAACTTGCCAAGTCAAAAAACCGTGGAACAGTAACGACATGCCCGAAGAGGGGGGAGGAACTATAAGCAATTGTGTTAATGGAACATTCAATTAAACTTACATAACACTTATAAATAGTCATCTGTGATATGGACCCTAGAAATAAGAAGGCGGTTTTGGGTATGTCATTTATTCCTAGTAAAATTATAGACTGAACTTGGTCCAATTTTTGATCTCAGTAATTTAAGATGCCGAGATTTTTGGATGGGAACTTgacttttattttacataagtGTTTACGGTACAATTTATTTCAGACTTTCTtatgaatattattaaattttttagtcacAAAACCAGGCAAAAATCTCGGGCCACAATAAATAGAACTACTTTTGACATAgaaaataaatccaatttttcGACTTCATTAGCAAAAAATATCACTCTCTATTTATCTTTGACTTATTTTTTGTactgattcatatttattcattgcatttaaagggaattaataaaaacaaactttaaattctttgaaaaaacaACAGCTAAACCACAAAACCAAACTATTTCGACACTGTCAATAAactgtttttacattttgccttttttaattttttagaatgtATTGCGCTATTAACTTCGATTTACCGTTATCTCTGCTTTGCACTGATCACTTTGATGCTTTTGTTTTACAATTCAGATTCATGCTTCATTCAAAAATGCTTGCCTGATTCGgacttcaaatttaaaattgtgtttCTGAAATGCCTGGCAAAAGATTATCCTTTAATATTATGCAATTATTATACTACAATTACCACTTGGGTAAAACTGTTCAGGTATTgtctgaaatataatattttcgggAACATACCAGATAATGCTGTATGATAAagataatacatacatacatttatacatacatacataattggcgcgtacacctattttgggtgtttggccgagctcctccgtggtgtgcgtcttggtgttgttccacaaatggagtgatctacaattttaagtcgactccgaacggtagatattttttatgaggagctttttcatgtcacgCTAATCACGCAcacacccattcggctacggcggccgccgtaaaaaatgtttcacacaatttaaaacatttgaaagattCAGCCACACTACAGAGACAGATTTCCCGTCGATTTTGCAGTCGAAACTTGAAGTACTTTGAACAATAATTTCGACACTCGTTTCTCAGACTTTCATGCCATTGCGAATGAAATtaagctttttcaaaattcttttgaTTCTGATATTGAAACCCTGGCTCCGGAAATCCAAATGGAAATTATTGATTTACAGTGCAGTGAGATGTTTAAGAACAAATATCAAAATTCAtctttgttgaaattttataagagtcttCCACTGGCACAGTTTGATAATTTGCATTAGTTTGCTCGTGGAATGTGTGAGAAAACGTTTTCCAATTTGAAATACACAAAGAATGTTTACAGATCTAAATTAAT
Coding sequences within:
- the LOC129244530 gene encoding uncharacterized protein LOC129244530, with the protein product MSLLRWNLVKCLAVLFYIIARNQVGVCTASVQMHHHSSEEDYDFNKMPQEKIDKLKVPADQTLVVRLPLNTLLKYTSYKDVSILHFRVPPDTRTAFFTFKAYEESKSAFQRKCKPRSVELHLKPGSYPVISPENITFPKNFLDANQRSKTYSLQFMSNEEQQRISINGPQFGNWFAVAFVSWTDPNNDRIEQQGLSASCDSLLLAEMSVTRFQPYIIYDGHVQIDVLRLADESYDDFETKDNQSNLKGSHEFIYKFYVSRNIEVATAIISIKEPCQKCPNITIQIQSNAFPNSLNESHHSDNNNYAQNFNIIQPNQVGDMTFEFYVQPEAWHYLHVAFANEKNLAKSPEVVKHKQLSKVNSSLLQSESISEYRSVKRHAKNTHIKENHFQQGEKEENCTFCHQVKYSLQIIFLKPIELQHKEIDLNYSDPFLKTNTDGIKFSTAAPEDNITTEYSSPLVQEWRPNRFRNIDFYPLLRQTYREFFMFDYDLMPDENGTVPTVLNLTGGMPAGFAFEVGDVYDIGGTLTFALLMKQELKSDSIELKNVWSTNNQLSDSERGVVLAEKFLSKSGKSSTEVNEHEDKVKKETVSRSNQTIIVCMHLAEPGVPSWPDKCRYGQRLLPASIIINNTDSNTMTGLLHVPFPESGQWYITMELYCHGAETAERITIIDNVKDFVKQNMNTLYGMSRSCSCFLEASHYLDCVKNDNCLNSMNETEALKIKECLMDSKCTPNYLEMARKFEIHNKFATEQHIALEICNASVIFTISSSPCVAGRCGRFGRCYHYMSGGFVFSTCMCMKGYRGWDCTEVSQVPSSISILVASLLLTLSNLLFIPSIYLAMRLDYYTEATIYFFAMFFSIFYHACDSGEDEYSFCLVKIGVLQFCDFYCGLMAIWVTLIAMSHIRQQLVSILHMFGAIILAFGTELNKQSLWVFLAPALTGICLISTSWGIRCYKLRKWYPAPKYLIIYMPLGTILVMIGLICYAFLQTKQNYHIVHSIWHIVMALSILCLLPSRKYFLPKC